From a single Nicotiana tabacum cultivar K326 chromosome 8, ASM71507v2, whole genome shotgun sequence genomic region:
- the LOC107783178 gene encoding uncharacterized protein LOC107783178 — protein sequence MYHWINNLYPTDDKPRNIQSYFYDNSNELTHRMACSKRVHESVVKELIDILSINSYSVFLRSLVHIPNLRDFHIALKCDIDLDQRVYNLPTSSEIAAIWTEENVDAAFNAPHIQIYPHNDQTQIVNYYYGYYDALQYPLLFPLGQSGWHCGIQKLPENCPAYARIAQHEEVPSIRNVTSLHGYLEMEDEILIKGQQRRDTVSVREYYCYKLQMRNDDENKYCTQEEYFSIFNQDLFRMAMLEGLLDILRLGEHDASNIGKQTFLPSSFIGGPRDMRQRYMDIIVLVQHFGKPDLFITMICNPSWTEIKEHLISTDKAHNRPNLISRVFRAKIEEFKKDILKRNIFGKVAAFMYTIEFQKRGLPHAHFLIILTNEYKLLTPEAYDNIISAEIPNEKAESDLYSLVLKHMMHGPCGNLNPTNSCMKKKGYCKFKYPKNFAEQTSKGIESYPIYRRRNTGMVVKIRERHLDNSWVVPYNPFLLGKFDCHMNVEICSDIKVVKYLYKYICKGHDKIAFYIHNKGTNTEVIDEIKEYQSARWVSPPEAMWQLYGFSISKMYPECMPSSTSP from the exons ATGTACCATTGGATAAATAATTTGTACCCTACAGATGACAAACCAAGAAACATACAATCATATTTCTACGATAATAGCAATGAGCTGACACATAGGATGGCATGCTCCAAGAGAGTACATGAATCGGTAGTGAAGGAATTGATAGATATATTATCAATAAACTCATACTCTGTGTTTTTACGATCTTTGGTCCATATACCGAACCTACGAGATTTCCATATAGCTCTCAAATGTGACATAGACTTGGACCAGAGAGTATATAATTTGCCAACTTCATCTGAAATTGCAGCAATATGGACCGAGGAAAATGTTGACGCAGCCTTTAATGCACCACATATTCAAATTTACCCTCACAATGATCAAACACAAATAGTGAATTACTACTATGGCTATTACGATGCCTTGCAATATCCGCTATTGTTTCCACTAGGACAAAGTGGATGGCATTGTGGTATTCAAAAGCTCCCAGAAAATTGTCCTGCATACGCAAGAATTGCGCAGCACGAAGAGGTACCAAGCATACGAAATGTTACCTCCCTTCACGGATATTTGGAAATGGAAGATGAGATTTTAATTAAAGGACAGCAACGAAGGGATACAGTTTCTGTCCGTGAATATTACTGTTACAAACtacaaatgagaaacgatgatgaaAATAAATATTGCACACAGGAAGAATATTTCAGCA TATTCAATCAAGATTTGTTCAGAATGGCTATGCTAGAAGGACTTCTTGACATTTTGCGATTAGGGGAACACGATGCTTCTAATATCGGGAAACAAACTTTCCTTCCAAGTTCTTTTATTGGAGGGCCCCGAGATATGCGTCAACGGTACATGGATATTATTGTGCTCGTGCAACATTTCGGTAAACCTGATTTATTTATAACAATGATATGTAATCCCTCTTGGACAGAAATAAAGGAACATTTAATCTCAACTGATAAGGCACATAACAGGCCTAATTTgatcagtcgagtatttagagCGAAAATAGAAGAATTCAAAAAGGATATACTAAAACGAAATATCTTTGGGAAAGTTGCAGCTTTTATGTATACTATAGAGTTCCAAAAGCGAGGTTTACCTCACGCTCATTTTCTTATAATATTAACCAATGAATACAAGTTACTTACTCCAGAGGCCTACGATAATATTATTAGTGCAGAAATACCTAATGAAAAAGCAGAATCAGatttatattcacttgttcttaaACACATGATGCATGGTCCGTGCGGTAATCTAAACCCAACAAATTCTTGTATGAAGAAAAAAGGTTACTGTAAATTCAAATACCCAAAAAACTTTGCGGAGCAGACATCAAAAGGAATAGAATCTTATCCAATTTATAGAAGACGCAATACAGGAATGGTAGTAAAAATAAGAGAACGACACTTGGATAACTCATGGGTTGTTCCATATAATCCTTTTTTGCTCGGGAAATTTGATTGCCATATGAATGTTGAGATATGTTCTGATATTAAGGTCGTTAAGTATCTTTATAAGTATATATGTAAAGGACACGATAAGATTGCATTTTATATACACAATAAGGGCACCAACACAGAAGTAATAGATGAGATAAAAGAATATCAGTCTGCTAGATGGGTCTCGCCTCCGGAAGCTATGTGGCAGTTGTACGGTTTCTCCATCAGTAAAATGTACCCCGAGTGTATGCCCTCTTCAACTTCACCTTAA
- the LOC107783179 gene encoding uncharacterized protein LOC107783179, whose amino-acid sequence MAVEKKQKLLLQRRLKYQESKRHTLFENITTVPLIGTMAGKERDKTRPFSVYEKGSTSIVSTELRNSVSKIVTPKDGTTTTKFTPNISRLRSNYVSLQRVPICKFCSAKRFEYELPAFCCRTGTVKLTSHQMSVKLRNLYVGNSVASNHFRTYIRT is encoded by the exons ATGGCAGTAGAGAAAAAGCAAAAGTTATTGCTACAACGTCGACTAAAATACCAAGAGTCAAAGAGACATACGCTTTTTGAGAATATAACTACTGTTCCCTTGATTGGAACAATGGCTGGtaaagaaagagataaaacacGTCCATTTTCTGTCTATGAAAAAG GTTCAACGTCAATTGTATCCACTGAACTACGTAACAGTGTCTCCAAGATAGTTACACCCAAAG ATGGTACAACAACCACAAAGTTTACTCCAAACATCAGTCGGTTGCGTTCAAACTATGTTTCGCTTCAGAGAGTTCCAATTTGCAAATTTTGCTCAGCGAAAAGATTTGAATATGAACTTCCTGCATTCTGCTGTCGTACTGGGACAGTAAAGTTAACTTCTCATCAAATGTCTGTGAAATTGCGTAATTTATATGTTGGAAATAGCGTGGCATCTAACCACTTTCGAACATACATTAGAACATAA